The following proteins are encoded in a genomic region of Nicotiana sylvestris chromosome 4, ASM39365v2, whole genome shotgun sequence:
- the LOC104241421 gene encoding FRIGIDA-like protein 3, whose translation MAEMDLLTIIKSVPFLIEELGKALKDLESHEDTSIDKGLLEDIERHFRDLEASAVNKSLELESREKAFKEQESDAHLLIASREADIAAREQNLWDQLQELKDAAVSAIAAARGDHQLASLEHTDVEDSKDIEVSSSLGGTNELHTGSEVKSSGRAGENADGVSDKVKPRPELTELCEKMDAEGLLHYIMESKKNMTSISEELSVALEGASEPGRLVLASLEFFYSNDESNSKAEESRNANHSLRQACLVCMEAMATLLAKAKPGADHLLYPEIKQQAKVIADEWKPKLATAGTDAANQAPLETEAFLQLLATFRIASEFDEEELCKFVLAVAHNRQGPELCRSLGLADKMPGIIEALIHNEKQIDAARFIHSFKLTERFPLVPLLKGYLRDLRRNAQGKGGNSGNREELAAVRAVVRCIRDYKLEAEYPLDPLQRRVGQLEKAISNDRSKSSDKRRHSGSARHQQFKKPRPSGGTHGSTRPANVPSRQPPSVLVERVAAYNPSRPVPSGLVERATYAGLSDKYTHLSASYDYQAPSQAAYPQQSYEQRSYYYPADDGTTATSYTPSLPYSYGNYAGSGMPVADEIITANSYTTDLLASSYGNYVPTTHQSYVPKE comes from the exons ATGGCTGAGATGGATCTTCTTACGATAATCAAAAGCGTACCATTCCTGATCGAAGAATTGGGGAAGGCATTAAAAGATCTTGAATCTCACGAAGATACCTCCATAGATAAGGGTTTACTCGAGGATATTGAAAGACATTTCCGGGATCTGGAGGCCTCAGCAGTGAACAAGTCTTTGGAACTTGAAAGTAGAGAGAAAGCCTTTAAGGAACAAGAATCTGATGCACATCTGCTGATTGCTTCACGAGAGGCAGATATAGCTGCTAGGGAGCAAAATTTGTGGGATCAGTTGCAGGAACTTAAAGATGCTGCAGTTTCTGCAATTGCTGCAGCACGGGGAGATCATCAATTGGCATCTTTAGAGCATACAGATGTAGAGGACAGCAAAGACATTGAGGTAAGCAGCTCTCTTGGTGGAACAAATGAACTTCATACTGGCTCAGAGGTAAAATCCTCTGGTAGAGCTGGTGAAAATGCTGATGGTGTTTCTGACAAGGTCAAACCTCGACCAGAACTGACAGAATTATGTGAGAAGATGGATGCAGAAGGACTTCTGCATTATATTATGGAGAGTAAAAAGAATATGACCTCAATTTCTGAGGAACTCTCCGTTGCCCTTGAAGGTGCAAGTGAACCAGGCCGTTTGGTACTGGCTTCACTTGAGTTCTTCTACTCTAATGATGAATCTAACTCTAAAGCTGAGGAAAGCAGAAATGCTAACCATAGCTTGCGTCAAGCCTGCCTTGTTTGCATGGAAGCCATGGCCACCTTGTTGGCGAAAGCTAAACCAGGTGCTGATCACCTTCTGTACCCAGAAATTAAGCAGCAAGCCAAGGTCATTGCTGATGAATGGAAGCCTAAGTTGGCTACTGCAGGCACTGATGCTGCCAATCAAGCTCCATTGGAAACCGAGGCATTTTTGCAGCTCCTTGCAACTTTTAGGATTGCTTCAGAGTTTGATGAAGAAGAGCTCTGCAAGTTTGTTCTTGCAGTGGCTCACAATAGGCAGGGGCCTGAGCTCTGCCGTTCTCTTGGCTTAGCAGACAAAATGCCAG GTATCATTGAAGCATTGATTCATAATGAGAAGCAAATTGATGCTGCTCGTTTTATTCATTCCTTCAAGCTGACTGAAAGATTTCCCCTTGTCCCGCTCCTGAAAGGCTATTTGAGGGACTTGAGACGTAACGCACAAGGGAAGGGAGGTAACTCGGGAAACAGGGAG GAACTTGCAGCTGTTAGGGCAGTGGTACGGTGTATTCGAGATTACAAGCTTGAAGCAGAATATCCACTTGATCCACTACAAAGAAGGGTTGGTCAGCTGGAAAAAGCCATTTCTAATGACAGATCTAAGTCTAGTGATAAGAGAAGACATTCTGGATCAGCTAGACACCAGCAATTCAAGAAACCACGACCAAGTGGAGGAACACATGGATCTACCAGACCTGCTAACGTTCCTAGCAGACAGCCCCCCTCTGTTTTAGTAGAAAGAGTGGCCGCTTATAATCCAAGCAGACCAGTCCCCTCTGGTTTAGTTGAGAGAGCAACTTATGCAGGATTGTCCGATAAGTACACTCATCTTAGTGCATCTTATGATTATCAAGCTCCAAGTCAGGCTGCATATCCCCAGCAATCCTATGAGCAGAGATCATATTACTATCCAGCTGatgacggaactactgcaacttcttATACACCTTCTCTGCCATATAGTTATGGCAATTACGCAGGCAGCGGAATGCCAGTAGCAGATGAGATAATTACTGCAAATTCTTATACAACAGATCTTCTGGCATCTAGCTATGGCAATTATGTGCCAACAACACATCAATCCTACGTGCCGAAGGAGTAG